Proteins encoded together in one Streptomyces asoensis window:
- a CDS encoding ArsC/Spx/MgsR family protein has translation MEIWINPACSKCRSALTLLDAEGADYTVRRYLEDVPDEGEIRAVLERLDLEPWDITRTQEPAAGELGLKEWARDADTRDRWITALATHPRLIQRPIITADDGTALVARTDEAVRDAASRR, from the coding sequence ATGGAGATCTGGATCAACCCCGCCTGTTCCAAGTGCCGCAGCGCCCTCACGCTCCTCGACGCCGAGGGTGCCGACTACACCGTCCGCCGCTACCTGGAGGACGTGCCCGACGAGGGCGAGATCAGGGCCGTACTCGAACGCCTGGACCTGGAACCCTGGGACATCACCCGCACCCAGGAGCCCGCGGCCGGCGAACTGGGCCTGAAGGAGTGGGCGCGGGACGCGGACACCCGCGACCGCTGGATCACGGCACTGGCCACGCATCCCCGGCTCATCCAGCGCCCCATCATCACCGCGGACGACGGGACCGCACTGGTGGCCCGCACGGACGAGGCCGTACGCGACGCCGCGTCACGCCGGTGA